A genome region from Nocardiopsis exhalans includes the following:
- a CDS encoding DNA helicase, with translation MRSLQDGEEIGGTGPYPSPVGLVAERSGLAAGFAAASLRWKPPVDRGEVRSFLAYLRACLRREAVHTHVVRAEHLGSDTCACLPAGPELLFSGARDTLPLHPETARVLRLAGRHGQALRYGYPLVVLGEGEDRVALPLLTVDVHVVDDTGSPAEAAGGDGRPGGDTPLVRAVGRPDVNTALLARLGITDPEDLFELRTRLRTGAPDTVHRPAAIADLAAKVRTLLTRLEIERVDDIAPLGTRGQPHLVTTGAHNTAVLFRAGPGGPGGPGSTGGAEDPDPGSTEGILADLDPTGRDGLDPDAIAGTALESLLGNAAHRATPGGTGAGPAEPQTGRGIMRRSARAQRRAALTPDPSPAPVPVSTTALSQAQYEVLYAAMREQLTVVATPPGSGIHDLVDALIRTAVASGQRVLVCGRTEADLDAVLARADIAPGHPVVRAGGPGQRAAELRLLTRLLAQPGGALPAGSSSPAGKGGTCHRTELIAAWNRVRQVWSAMDTMASGGHVLAHLAEERGRSIARGWAPDSLFTPEQGGPEYWLHRAERAAAGGLGGFQHRAAIRRELGVATDPEGLKQLCSVARLESDWREGVDRRTRCAPLNELTTELADALAAHRRASAACLTAVTEPRLWRGRAAIENRVETLNWHHGGGWPGLAGLLDTLPVWVCRTDQARALPPQGGLYDLVIVVGAEQTRVSELLPVLYRAGRAVVAGDPAHPGPGTVLEPEEERRALATAGLAAEHLDTRALRHGSGSALRAAQAAAPPMLWLDEHDGAPEDLAETASRHCYGGRLGVLTRPRPADPPAFEWRDVGGECEAAPGSSYINRDEAYRAAVVVGELDQELPEGHELAVIAPMQPQVALLRRLLRQRHLRRRVRIGGPEILASDTDAADVTVLSAMLAAGAPAIAERRVRRMTHLWSAVLTRTRGRLVVVGDRAHWSGGDDPLGDLLAACTRAGTDPASVALAEALREAGTNVDAGRRINGWTADLVVSYGARRVVLLLDREPDGPALRRLLTRGDALNQATEDLVVVVPAWRCLADPKALVEEILSAC, from the coding sequence GTGAGGTCATTACAGGACGGCGAGGAGATCGGTGGCACCGGGCCCTATCCGTCCCCGGTCGGTCTGGTGGCGGAGCGGTCGGGGCTGGCGGCCGGGTTCGCCGCCGCCTCCCTGCGCTGGAAGCCCCCGGTGGACCGGGGAGAGGTCCGCTCCTTCCTGGCCTACCTGCGCGCCTGCCTGCGCCGCGAGGCCGTGCACACCCACGTGGTGCGCGCCGAGCACCTGGGCTCCGACACCTGTGCCTGCCTGCCGGCCGGCCCCGAACTGCTGTTCAGCGGGGCCCGGGACACCCTCCCCCTGCACCCGGAGACCGCCCGGGTGCTGCGCCTGGCCGGACGCCACGGACAGGCGCTGCGCTACGGCTACCCCCTGGTGGTTCTCGGCGAGGGAGAGGACCGGGTGGCCCTGCCGCTGCTCACCGTGGACGTGCATGTGGTGGACGACACGGGTTCGCCCGCCGAGGCGGCGGGCGGTGACGGCCGCCCCGGCGGTGACACCCCGTTGGTTCGTGCCGTGGGCCGACCCGACGTCAACACCGCGCTGCTGGCCCGGCTCGGCATCACCGACCCCGAAGACCTCTTCGAGCTGCGTACCCGCCTGCGCACCGGCGCCCCCGACACCGTCCACCGGCCCGCCGCCATCGCCGACCTCGCCGCCAAGGTGCGCACCCTGCTCACCCGGTTGGAGATCGAACGGGTCGACGACATCGCCCCGCTCGGTACCCGGGGCCAGCCCCACCTGGTCACCACCGGGGCGCACAACACCGCCGTGCTCTTCCGGGCCGGCCCCGGTGGCCCCGGTGGCCCCGGCAGTACCGGCGGCGCCGAGGACCCCGACCCCGGCAGCACCGAGGGGATCCTGGCCGACCTCGACCCCACGGGCCGGGACGGCCTCGACCCCGACGCCATAGCCGGTACCGCTCTGGAGTCCCTGCTCGGCAACGCCGCCCACCGCGCAACCCCGGGCGGCACGGGCGCCGGACCCGCCGAACCCCAGACCGGCCGGGGCATCATGCGCCGCAGCGCCCGGGCCCAGCGGCGCGCGGCCCTGACCCCGGACCCCAGCCCCGCGCCGGTGCCCGTCTCCACCACCGCCCTCAGCCAGGCCCAGTACGAGGTCCTGTACGCCGCCATGCGCGAACAGCTCACCGTGGTCGCCACCCCGCCCGGCAGCGGCATCCACGACCTCGTCGACGCCCTCATCCGCACCGCTGTGGCCAGCGGCCAGCGGGTCCTGGTGTGCGGCCGTACCGAGGCCGATCTGGACGCCGTCCTGGCCAGGGCCGACATCGCCCCGGGACACCCCGTCGTCCGGGCGGGCGGACCCGGCCAGCGTGCCGCCGAACTACGCCTGCTCACCCGGCTCCTGGCCCAGCCGGGCGGTGCCCTGCCCGCCGGGAGCTCCTCACCCGCCGGTAAGGGGGGAACCTGCCATCGCACCGAGCTGATCGCGGCCTGGAACCGGGTCCGCCAGGTCTGGTCCGCCATGGACACGATGGCCTCGGGCGGCCACGTCCTGGCCCACCTGGCTGAGGAACGCGGTCGCAGCATCGCCCGCGGCTGGGCGCCCGACAGCCTCTTCACCCCCGAACAGGGCGGCCCCGAGTACTGGCTGCACCGCGCCGAACGCGCCGCCGCGGGCGGGCTCGGCGGCTTCCAGCACCGGGCCGCGATCCGCCGCGAACTGGGGGTGGCCACCGATCCCGAAGGACTGAAGCAGCTCTGCTCCGTCGCCCGGCTGGAGAGCGACTGGCGCGAGGGAGTGGACCGCCGCACCCGGTGCGCCCCGCTCAACGAACTCACCACCGAGCTCGCCGACGCCCTGGCCGCCCACCGCAGAGCCAGCGCCGCCTGCCTGACCGCGGTCACCGAACCCCGCCTGTGGCGCGGCCGCGCCGCCATCGAGAACCGTGTCGAGACGCTCAACTGGCACCACGGCGGCGGCTGGCCCGGGCTGGCGGGCCTCCTGGACACCCTGCCCGTGTGGGTGTGCCGTACCGACCAGGCCCGTGCCCTGCCGCCGCAGGGCGGGCTGTACGACCTGGTCATCGTGGTGGGCGCCGAGCAGACGCGGGTCAGTGAACTGCTGCCGGTGCTCTACCGGGCCGGTCGCGCGGTGGTGGCGGGCGACCCCGCCCACCCCGGTCCGGGCACCGTCCTGGAACCCGAGGAGGAGCGCCGGGCCCTGGCCACCGCCGGACTGGCCGCGGAACATCTGGACACCCGCGCGCTGCGGCACGGCTCGGGTTCGGCGCTGCGGGCGGCGCAGGCGGCCGCCCCGCCCATGCTCTGGCTGGACGAGCACGACGGCGCGCCCGAGGACCTGGCCGAGACCGCCTCCCGGCACTGCTACGGCGGGCGGCTCGGGGTGCTGACCCGACCCCGGCCCGCCGACCCGCCCGCCTTCGAATGGCGCGACGTCGGCGGGGAGTGCGAGGCCGCGCCCGGCTCCTCCTACATCAACCGCGACGAGGCCTACCGGGCGGCGGTCGTCGTGGGCGAACTCGACCAGGAACTGCCCGAGGGCCACGAGCTCGCGGTCATCGCCCCGATGCAGCCCCAGGTGGCCCTGTTGCGCCGACTGCTGCGCCAGCGCCACCTGCGCCGCCGGGTCCGGATCGGCGGCCCGGAGATACTGGCCTCCGACACCGACGCCGCCGACGTCACCGTGCTCTCCGCGATGCTCGCCGCCGGGGCCCCGGCCATCGCGGAGCGTCGGGTACGCCGGATGACACACCTGTGGTCGGCGGTCCTCACCCGGACCCGCGGGCGCCTCGTGGTGGTGGGGGACCGGGCCCACTGGTCCGGCGGGGACGACCCGCTCGGCGACCTGCTCGCCGCGTGCACCCGCGCCGGGACGGACCCGGCGAGCGTCGCCCTGGCGGAGGCCCTGCGCGAGGCCGGGACCAACGTGGACGCGGGCCGGCGGATCAACGGGTGGACCGCGGACCTTGTGGTCAGCTACGGCGCCCGGCGCGTGGTGCTGCTGCTCGACCGCGAACCGGACGGCCCCGCTCTGCGCCGCCTGCTGACCAGGGGCGACGCCCTCAACCAGGCCACCGAGGACCTCGTGGTGGTGGTCCCCGCCTGGCGTTGCCTGGCAGACCCCAAGGCGCTCGTGGAGGAGATCCTCTCCGCCTGCTGA
- the phnE gene encoding phosphonate ABC transporter, permease protein PhnE — protein MMTEPTATSPAPAEPPPPAAPAGPGSPGDPAERPRTLPLPRPSGVAALLTALALIGVGVWSIIDLRINVATLVSSVDNAADFLSRTLPLDFPGFGELAGPLATTLAIVIAATLLSVALSIPLAIWAAGNTAPGRPARLISRSLIVVARAIPDVVLAILFFRLFGFGAVTGVLAMGLHSVGMVGKLYADAIEQIDEGPRQALRAAGAGRLQELTGGVLPQVLPAFVATAMHRLDINLRISVILGFVGVAGIGQDLAHALGRLDYQRGMALALIVLLLCVGIELLSVAVRRALLPHTEQRVSGLSGLVARMRARAGTAASPGSGDDSGAKAAAARRTSVDPRAASAAALATGRISPPWTAERIRRTFYVLVTLAVLGGSAGYAVLDFNGFIDSNRGPLGVLAMFWPPETGGIGERLVAGLIVTVQIAFAATLLGMVLALPVGVLAARNVAPHHRVGQLCRMFIVFVRSIPELVLAIIFVVMIGLGPVAGTLALAIGVVGLLGKLVADSVEEVDPGPERALQATGASRVQVFFGATLPQALPSFVGHSMYQLDVNIRSATILGIVGAGGIGYELLNAARVLEFGVVTLITLMVFGVVMMVELIAVWLRGVVGGRED, from the coding sequence ATGATGACCGAACCCACCGCCACGTCACCCGCCCCCGCCGAACCCCCACCGCCCGCGGCCCCCGCCGGACCCGGGAGCCCGGGTGACCCCGCCGAACGGCCGCGCACGCTCCCGCTGCCCCGGCCGAGCGGGGTCGCCGCCCTGCTCACCGCGCTCGCCCTGATCGGGGTGGGCGTGTGGTCGATCATCGACCTGCGGATCAACGTCGCCACCCTGGTCTCCAGCGTGGACAACGCCGCCGACTTCCTCTCCCGGACCCTGCCGCTGGACTTCCCCGGCTTCGGTGAACTGGCCGGGCCGCTGGCCACCACCCTGGCCATCGTCATCGCCGCGACCCTGCTGTCCGTGGCGCTGAGCATCCCGCTGGCGATCTGGGCGGCGGGCAACACCGCCCCCGGAAGGCCCGCGCGGCTGATCTCCCGGTCCCTGATCGTGGTCGCCCGCGCCATCCCCGACGTCGTCCTGGCCATCCTGTTCTTCCGGCTCTTCGGCTTCGGCGCCGTCACCGGTGTCCTGGCCATGGGCCTGCACTCGGTCGGCATGGTCGGCAAGCTCTACGCCGACGCCATCGAGCAGATCGACGAGGGCCCGCGCCAGGCGCTGCGGGCCGCGGGCGCAGGCCGCCTCCAGGAGCTCACCGGCGGGGTGCTGCCCCAGGTGCTGCCCGCCTTCGTGGCCACCGCCATGCACCGGCTCGACATCAACCTGCGGATCTCGGTGATCCTCGGGTTCGTCGGCGTGGCCGGGATCGGGCAGGACCTGGCGCACGCTCTGGGCCGCCTCGACTACCAGCGGGGCATGGCCCTGGCGCTCATCGTGCTGCTGCTGTGCGTGGGGATCGAGCTGCTGTCCGTCGCGGTGCGACGCGCCCTGCTGCCGCACACCGAGCAGCGGGTGAGTGGGCTCAGCGGTCTGGTGGCGCGGATGCGTGCACGCGCCGGCACCGCTGCCAGCCCCGGCTCCGGTGACGACTCCGGTGCGAAGGCGGCCGCCGCCCGGCGCACCTCGGTGGACCCGCGCGCCGCCTCGGCCGCCGCGCTGGCCACCGGCCGGATCAGCCCGCCCTGGACCGCGGAGCGGATCCGCCGGACCTTCTACGTACTGGTCACCCTCGCGGTGCTGGGCGGTTCGGCCGGCTACGCGGTGCTGGACTTCAACGGCTTCATCGACTCCAACCGCGGCCCGCTGGGCGTCCTGGCGATGTTCTGGCCGCCGGAGACCGGCGGGATCGGCGAACGGCTCGTCGCGGGTCTGATCGTCACCGTGCAGATCGCCTTCGCCGCCACCCTGCTCGGTATGGTGCTGGCGCTGCCGGTGGGCGTGCTCGCCGCGCGCAACGTGGCCCCCCACCACCGGGTCGGCCAGCTCTGCCGGATGTTCATCGTGTTCGTCCGCAGCATCCCCGAACTCGTCCTGGCGATCATCTTCGTGGTGATGATCGGGCTCGGCCCGGTGGCGGGCACCCTCGCCCTGGCCATCGGTGTCGTCGGCCTGCTCGGAAAGCTGGTCGCCGACTCGGTGGAGGAGGTCGACCCCGGCCCCGAACGAGCGCTCCAGGCCACCGGCGCCAGCCGGGTCCAGGTGTTCTTCGGTGCGACGCTGCCGCAGGCGCTGCCCTCCTTCGTCGGTCACAGCATGTACCAGCTGGACGTCAACATCCGCTCGGCGACCATCCTCGGCATCGTGGGCGCGGGCGGTATCGGCTACGAGCTGCTCAACGCCGCCCGGGTTCTGGAGTTCGGGGTGGTCACCCTCATCACCCTGATGGTCTTCGGGGTGGTCATGATGGTGGAGCTGATCGCCGTGTGGCTGCGCGGGGTGGTCGGCGGCCGCGAGGACTGA
- the phnC gene encoding phosphonate ABC transporter ATP-binding protein: MDAASPSRPGPVPAVRFENVTKRFGDTVALDEVSVTAHTGEVLVLLGLSGSGKSTLLRHVDGLQMPTSGGVEVLGVDVPAARGGELRALRRRIGFVFQQFHLVGSLTVLENVCTGALGRVRGPRLGLPTYPRAIREEALAQLDRVGLADRAFQRADTLSGGQQQRVAIARAMLQRPEVLLADEPVASLDPESAHQVMELIREVAAEEKLTVLCSLHQVDLALSWGDRIVGLRTGQVVMDSPVTELDRDEAMAIYARVGSADPVTVG; this comes from the coding sequence GTGGACGCCGCATCCCCTTCCCGGCCCGGGCCCGTGCCCGCCGTCCGTTTCGAGAACGTGACCAAACGCTTCGGTGACACCGTCGCCCTGGACGAGGTGTCGGTGACCGCCCACACCGGCGAAGTGCTCGTCCTGCTGGGCCTGTCCGGATCGGGCAAGTCCACCCTGCTCCGCCACGTCGACGGCCTCCAGATGCCGACCAGCGGCGGGGTCGAGGTCCTGGGCGTGGACGTGCCCGCCGCCCGCGGTGGCGAGCTGCGCGCGCTGCGCCGCCGGATCGGCTTCGTCTTCCAGCAGTTCCACCTGGTGGGCTCGCTGACCGTGCTGGAGAACGTGTGCACCGGAGCGCTGGGCCGCGTGCGCGGGCCGCGCCTGGGGCTGCCCACGTACCCGCGGGCGATCCGCGAGGAGGCCCTGGCCCAGCTCGACCGGGTCGGCCTGGCCGACCGCGCCTTCCAGCGGGCGGACACCCTCTCCGGCGGTCAGCAGCAGCGGGTCGCCATCGCCCGGGCCATGCTCCAGCGTCCCGAGGTGCTCCTGGCCGACGAGCCGGTCGCCTCCCTGGACCCCGAGTCGGCGCACCAGGTCATGGAGCTGATCCGCGAGGTCGCCGCCGAGGAGAAGCTCACCGTGCTGTGCAGCCTGCACCAGGTGGACCTGGCGCTGTCCTGGGGCGACCGGATCGTCGGCCTGCGTACCGGACAGGTGGTCATGGACAGCCCGGTCACCGAGCTGGACCGCGACGAGGCGATGGCCATCTACGCCCGGGTCGGTTCCGCCGACCCCGTGACGGTCGGTTGA
- a CDS encoding phosphate/phosphite/phosphonate ABC transporter substrate-binding protein: MQTRFGRRAGAFAAAASALALLAACGPSADETAEADASAGGEGITPDTLIIGAVPAEEATGLENSYEPVIEMLKDETGLDVEFQTATDYAAVIEGQRSGQIHIAQYGPFSYYIAKNTGSEITVAGAMIQEKDEPPGYVSYGVVPADSDIESIEDFAGKHLCFVDPNSASGYLYPLAGLLEAGVEEGDWDETFAGGHDASAIATAAGECEAGFAFDSMVDETLVDNGSIEEGDLRVVWESETITSSPITVYDGLDQELFDTVMAALREKGNQDYLVANGYCEEGDCDLTDERIWGWEAVPDDFYDALDVVCEATQAAQCSDS; this comes from the coding sequence ATGCAGACCAGATTCGGCCGTCGCGCGGGCGCCTTCGCCGCCGCGGCCTCAGCACTCGCCCTCCTGGCCGCCTGCGGGCCCAGTGCCGACGAGACCGCCGAGGCCGACGCCTCGGCCGGCGGGGAGGGGATCACCCCCGACACCCTGATCATCGGCGCGGTCCCCGCCGAGGAGGCCACCGGGCTGGAGAACAGCTACGAGCCGGTCATCGAGATGCTCAAGGACGAGACCGGCCTGGACGTGGAGTTCCAGACCGCCACCGACTACGCGGCCGTCATCGAGGGCCAGCGCAGCGGTCAGATCCACATCGCCCAGTACGGGCCCTTCTCCTACTACATCGCCAAGAACACCGGCTCGGAGATCACCGTCGCCGGAGCCATGATCCAGGAGAAGGACGAGCCCCCGGGCTACGTCTCCTACGGCGTCGTCCCGGCCGACTCCGACATCGAGAGCATCGAGGACTTCGCCGGCAAGCACCTGTGCTTCGTCGACCCGAACTCCGCCTCCGGCTACCTGTACCCGCTGGCCGGGCTCCTGGAGGCCGGGGTCGAGGAGGGCGACTGGGACGAGACCTTCGCGGGCGGCCACGACGCCTCGGCCATCGCGACCGCCGCGGGCGAGTGCGAGGCGGGCTTCGCCTTCGACTCGATGGTGGACGAGACCCTCGTCGACAACGGCTCCATCGAGGAGGGCGACCTGCGCGTGGTCTGGGAGTCCGAGACCATCACCAGCTCGCCGATCACCGTCTACGACGGCCTCGACCAGGAGCTCTTCGACACGGTGATGGCGGCCCTGCGGGAGAAGGGCAACCAGGACTACCTCGTCGCCAACGGCTACTGCGAAGAGGGCGACTGCGACCTCACCGACGAGCGGATCTGGGGTTGGGAAGCAGTTCCGGACGACTTCTACGACGCGCTCGACGTCGTCTGCGAGGCCACCCAGGCCGCGCAGTGCTCCGACAGCTGA
- a CDS encoding PucR family transcriptional regulator: MPPTLGALLRTPSLRLRLLTGQDRTHRPVEWVAVSELGDPTPYLAGGELVLTTGVRWVDRLPDLRAYVRRLAERDVAGIGFGVAVNFDDTPEELRAAAEEFGVALVEVGRQTPFMAVGKEVSRLLAKEEYEGLTRAFTAQRELTRAALTGASAVVDRLARELGGWVLLLSPDGTPWHAAPAGAAARAPRLAAELARLRGAGPRASVSVASAGDRVSVQPLTTGGRARGYLAVGGVRVSGSDDRTLVNAAVSLLSLELERSAPGRGSKFRSGVLSALLDGALDPLHPGAADLRAVLPAEPVVVAVAERADPDTPLPEGVLVARHDGRTVLLAAASTEESVFGEVLLGPVGLSSPGGYPDLAAARSQAERAMAAAAEQDEALQRFDQLPGGLLGLLDNPAGARLADDLLAPIDEQRAAPELLASLRAYLAASGRWDAAAEQLGVHRHTLRYRMRRIRELLPGDLDDPDHRTELWIALRVREGRS; encoded by the coding sequence ATGCCACCGACACTGGGGGCCCTGCTGCGCACGCCGAGCCTGCGCCTGCGACTGCTCACCGGGCAGGACCGCACTCACCGGCCGGTGGAGTGGGTCGCGGTCAGCGAACTCGGCGACCCCACCCCCTACCTGGCCGGGGGAGAGCTGGTGCTCACCACCGGGGTCCGGTGGGTGGACCGCCTCCCCGACCTGCGCGCCTACGTGCGCCGCCTGGCCGAACGCGACGTCGCCGGGATCGGCTTCGGCGTCGCGGTCAACTTCGACGACACCCCCGAGGAGCTGCGCGCGGCCGCCGAGGAGTTCGGCGTCGCGCTGGTCGAGGTCGGTCGCCAGACGCCGTTCATGGCGGTGGGCAAGGAGGTCTCCCGGCTGCTCGCCAAGGAGGAGTACGAGGGGCTGACCCGCGCCTTCACCGCCCAGCGCGAGCTCACCCGCGCCGCGCTCACCGGCGCTTCCGCGGTGGTGGACCGGCTCGCCCGCGAACTCGGCGGATGGGTCCTGCTGCTGTCCCCGGACGGCACGCCCTGGCACGCCGCCCCCGCGGGCGCCGCGGCCCGCGCACCCCGGCTGGCCGCCGAACTCGCCCGGCTGCGCGGCGCGGGTCCGCGAGCCAGCGTCTCGGTCGCCTCCGCCGGAGACCGGGTCTCGGTCCAGCCGCTGACCACGGGCGGCAGGGCCCGCGGCTACCTGGCCGTGGGCGGGGTGCGGGTCTCCGGTTCCGACGACCGCACCCTGGTCAACGCCGCGGTCTCCCTGCTCTCCCTCGAACTCGAACGCTCCGCCCCGGGCCGCGGCTCCAAATTCCGCTCGGGGGTGCTCTCGGCCCTGCTCGACGGCGCTCTCGATCCCCTGCACCCGGGTGCGGCCGACCTGCGGGCGGTTCTGCCCGCCGAGCCCGTGGTGGTGGCCGTGGCCGAGCGGGCGGACCCGGACACGCCCCTGCCCGAGGGGGTCCTGGTGGCCCGGCACGACGGGCGCACGGTGCTGCTCGCCGCGGCGAGCACCGAGGAGAGCGTGTTCGGCGAGGTGTTGCTCGGTCCCGTCGGCCTGAGCTCCCCGGGCGGCTACCCGGACCTGGCCGCGGCCCGCTCCCAGGCCGAACGCGCCATGGCGGCCGCCGCGGAGCAGGACGAGGCCCTCCAGCGCTTCGACCAGCTGCCGGGCGGGCTGCTCGGCCTCCTGGACAACCCCGCCGGGGCGCGGCTGGCCGACGACCTGCTCGCCCCGATCGACGAACAGCGCGCCGCCCCCGAACTCCTCGCCTCGCTGCGCGCCTACCTCGCCGCGTCGGGCCGATGGGACGCCGCCGCCGAGCAACTGGGCGTGCACCGGCACACCCTGCGCTACCGGATGCGGCGGATCCGCGAACTACTGCCCGGGGACCTGGACGACCCCGACCACCGCACCGAACTGTGGATCGCGCTGCGCGTCCGCGAGGGCCGATCCTGA
- the gabT gene encoding 4-aminobutyrate--2-oxoglutarate transaminase yields MAATEVVQSRRIVTEIPGPKSRAIQKRRSSAVAQGVGSVLPVYVERAGGGIVEDIDGNSLIDFGSGIAVTNVGNADPRVVERAAEQLARFTHTCFMVNPYEAYVDVCEALNRVTPGDHEKRSILLNSGAEAVENAVKIARSATGRQAVVVFDHAYHGRTNLTMGLTAKNMPYKHGFGPFAGEIHRMPMAYAYRWPTGPDNCGPEAAAAAIDQIVKQVGTENVAAMVIEPIQGEGGFIEPAPGFLPALVEFCRANGIVFVADEVQTGFARTGDMFACDHEGIVPDLITTAKGIAGGLPLAAVTGRAELMDAVHGGGLGGTYGGNPAACAAALAALEAIESDDLTGRAREIGELMLDRLNAFADKFDVVGDVRGRGAMVAIELVKDGKEPNPEAVAQVLKHCHARGLILLSAGTYGNVIRMLPPLVIGDELLREGLDILEEALAGL; encoded by the coding sequence ATGGCCGCGACCGAGGTCGTCCAGTCCCGCCGGATCGTCACCGAGATCCCCGGCCCCAAGTCCCGCGCGATCCAGAAGCGCCGTTCCTCCGCCGTCGCCCAGGGCGTGGGCAGTGTGCTGCCCGTGTACGTGGAGCGCGCGGGCGGCGGCATCGTCGAGGACATCGACGGCAACTCCCTGATCGACTTCGGTTCCGGCATCGCCGTGACCAACGTCGGCAACGCCGACCCCCGCGTGGTCGAGCGCGCCGCCGAGCAGCTGGCCCGCTTCACCCACACCTGCTTCATGGTCAACCCGTACGAGGCGTACGTGGACGTGTGCGAGGCGCTCAACCGCGTCACCCCGGGCGACCACGAGAAGCGCTCCATCCTGCTGAACTCGGGTGCGGAGGCGGTCGAGAACGCCGTCAAGATCGCCCGCAGCGCCACCGGGCGCCAGGCCGTCGTGGTGTTCGACCACGCCTACCACGGCCGCACCAACCTCACCATGGGCCTGACCGCGAAGAACATGCCCTACAAGCACGGCTTCGGACCGTTCGCGGGCGAGATCCACCGCATGCCCATGGCCTACGCCTACCGCTGGCCGACCGGTCCGGACAACTGCGGACCCGAGGCGGCGGCCGCGGCGATCGACCAGATCGTCAAGCAGGTCGGCACCGAGAACGTGGCCGCCATGGTCATCGAGCCCATCCAGGGCGAGGGCGGCTTCATCGAGCCCGCCCCCGGCTTCCTGCCCGCGCTGGTGGAGTTCTGCCGCGCCAACGGGATCGTGTTCGTCGCCGACGAGGTGCAGACCGGCTTCGCGCGCACCGGTGACATGTTCGCCTGTGACCACGAGGGCATCGTGCCGGACCTGATCACCACCGCCAAGGGCATCGCGGGCGGTCTGCCGCTGGCCGCGGTGACCGGCCGCGCCGAGCTCATGGACGCCGTGCACGGTGGCGGTCTGGGCGGCACCTACGGCGGCAACCCGGCCGCCTGCGCCGCCGCGCTGGCCGCGCTGGAGGCGATCGAGTCCGACGACCTGACCGGCCGCGCCCGCGAGATCGGCGAGCTCATGCTGGACCGCCTGAACGCCTTCGCCGACAAGTTCGACGTGGTCGGCGACGTGCGCGGCCGCGGCGCGATGGTCGCGATCGAGCTGGTCAAGGACGGTAAGGAGCCCAACCCGGAGGCCGTGGCCCAGGTGCTGAAGCACTGCCACGCGCGCGGCCTGATCCTGCTCAGCGCGGGCACCTACGGCAACGTGATCCGGATGCTCCCGCCACTGGTCATCGGTGACGAACTGCTCCGTGAGGGACTGGACATCCTCGAGGAGGCCCTGGCCGGGCTGTAG
- a CDS encoding Lrp/AsnC family transcriptional regulator yields the protein MTEPLDPGPTRRVNGVVLDDTAKRIIEVLQEDGRLSYAAIGKIVGLSEAAVRQRVQRLLESGLVQVVGVTDPMTLGFNRQAMIGVRTNGDLNAAADAVSELDGVEYVVITAGSFDLMVEVVAEDDARLLDILAAIRAVDTVESTETFLYLKLRKQTYAWGTR from the coding sequence GTGACCGAACCGCTCGACCCCGGACCCACCAGGAGGGTCAACGGGGTGGTGCTGGACGACACGGCCAAGCGCATCATCGAGGTCCTCCAGGAGGACGGGCGCCTGTCCTACGCGGCCATCGGAAAGATCGTCGGCCTGTCCGAAGCCGCCGTGCGCCAGCGCGTCCAGCGCCTGCTGGAGTCAGGGCTGGTCCAGGTGGTGGGCGTCACCGATCCCATGACTCTGGGCTTCAACCGGCAGGCGATGATCGGCGTGCGTACCAACGGCGACCTCAACGCCGCCGCCGACGCCGTCTCCGAACTCGACGGGGTGGAGTACGTGGTGATCACCGCGGGCTCCTTCGACCTCATGGTCGAGGTGGTAGCCGAGGACGACGCCCGCCTGCTGGACATCCTCGCCGCGATCCGGGCGGTGGACACCGTGGAGAGCACCGAGACCTTCCTCTACCTCAAGCTTCGCAAACAGACCTACGCCTGGGGAACCCGCTAG